In Vibrio sp. FE10, the following are encoded in one genomic region:
- a CDS encoding DUF3859 domain-containing protein — protein MAKRSVVVDMTSYGIYSTWDSKSKDLPKIQEFTTIVDAEIDVEFGYILNIKKAKGEKIRYCIYHPDITTDKGEVLEPFDGEEYVGNNDWDFYLGDTIWAPISNKLGKWRMTVELKGNIIADKTFDLVGKDESQFWKRRGF, from the coding sequence ATGGCAAAGCGCTCAGTTGTGGTCGACATGACTTCTTATGGTATCTACTCCACATGGGATTCAAAATCTAAAGACCTACCAAAAATCCAAGAGTTCACCACGATTGTCGACGCTGAAATTGACGTCGAGTTTGGCTATATCCTGAATATCAAAAAAGCCAAAGGTGAAAAGATCCGTTACTGCATCTATCACCCAGATATCACCACAGATAAAGGTGAAGTCTTAGAACCGTTTGATGGTGAAGAATATGTAGGCAACAACGATTGGGACTTCTACTTAGGCGACACTATTTGGGCTCCTATCTCGAACAAACTCGGTAAATGGCGTATGACAGTCGAGCTAAAAGGAAACATCATTGCCGACAAGACATTCGACCTAGTTGGCAAAGACGAAAGCCAGTTCTGGAAGCGTCGAGGCTTCTAG
- a CDS encoding M20/M25/M40 family metallo-hydrolase encodes MTQINEQRLVDHFCDLVKIDSESRNEKAIAEALAEQLGELGFDVHKLAVPEEVSNGFNIYARLDGTLPGSTVFSCHMDTVTPGIGIEPIIEDGIIRSKGNTILGGDDKSGIAAIMEAVRVIQAEGQAHKTIEIAFTVFEEGGLFGSLNFDMSYIQSEHAIVLDTGGPIGTIVNAAPGQQKIVAKIKGRPAHAGLAPEEGISAIQVAADAITKMNLLRIDEETTANVGIVEGGQATNIVMPELKVVAEARSLNGEKLTAQVEHMISTFEESAKQFGAEVEIESTRAYDAFVIADDHPHILSIKTAFEKLGVTANTKRTGGGSDANNFNAKGLTTVNLSTGMAKVHTTEEYIAVKDMVAITEFVVAYVTQ; translated from the coding sequence ATGACCCAAATTAATGAACAACGTCTTGTCGACCATTTCTGCGATCTTGTGAAAATCGATAGTGAATCACGCAACGAAAAAGCCATCGCGGAAGCACTGGCTGAGCAGCTAGGCGAACTAGGCTTTGACGTACATAAACTGGCGGTTCCTGAAGAAGTGTCGAACGGTTTCAACATCTACGCTCGTTTAGATGGCACACTTCCTGGTAGCACAGTATTTAGCTGCCATATGGACACAGTAACGCCAGGTATCGGCATTGAGCCAATCATTGAAGACGGCATCATCCGTTCAAAAGGCAACACGATCCTAGGCGGCGACGATAAATCTGGCATCGCAGCTATTATGGAAGCGGTTCGCGTAATCCAAGCTGAAGGCCAAGCGCACAAAACCATTGAAATCGCGTTCACCGTATTCGAAGAAGGCGGTCTATTTGGTTCTTTGAACTTCGATATGTCTTACATTCAATCTGAGCACGCTATTGTTCTAGATACAGGCGGCCCGATTGGTACTATCGTAAATGCAGCACCTGGCCAACAGAAAATCGTTGCGAAGATCAAAGGTCGCCCTGCACACGCTGGTTTAGCACCAGAAGAAGGCATCAGCGCGATTCAAGTAGCAGCAGACGCTATCACTAAAATGAACCTACTTCGTATTGATGAAGAAACAACAGCAAACGTGGGTATTGTTGAAGGCGGTCAAGCGACTAACATCGTAATGCCAGAGCTTAAAGTCGTAGCAGAAGCGCGTTCACTAAACGGTGAGAAGCTAACAGCGCAAGTTGAGCATATGATTTCGACATTTGAAGAAAGCGCGAAGCAGTTCGGTGCTGAAGTGGAGATCGAATCGACTCGTGCTTACGATGCATTCGTGATTGCAGACGATCACCCGCATATTCTTTCTATCAAAACAGCATTTGAGAAGCTTGGCGTAACGGCGAACACCAAACGCACTGGCGGCGGTAGCGATGCAAACAACTTCAACGCGAAAGGTCTAACAACCGTTAACCTTTCTACGGGTATGGCGAAAGTTCACACCACTGAAGAGTACATTGCAGTGAAGGACATGGTCGCAATCACTGAGTTTGTTGTCGCTTACGTGACTCAATAG
- a CDS encoding tetratricopeptide repeat-containing diguanylate cyclase codes for MNKNNVLGSFLLVVTMSAVLGLYLLYPLQDDDLSHTQITNTAAYTPENELAKSAYGLQLIKLLELSRGDPLLAQQKLAELADTSPTKPSAIYQAYRLMILSNVAHHQQDTEAVMQYVQQLEELADHEDLLWLKAQSLVELSIEYLKEGELAASEIQIRAAIDIAESIRYEELLVKAYNTAGAINNVRNDLQDAQYFFHQGIQLGKKYPKHIYNSKLMSNMALLYIYLEDWPKALKIIEKAKKLYYQSGLLEDEAIGTLYINEAFTYLGSGDLDKGRIAYNKAQQLNSERVSARYKVLLLRTYSDVLLAEGDFQSALNVTNQCIHYPGAEKYTLQHGQCYLNRALAKIGLNQDDDTLTDFQHAFDSFEVVGSRSWKVLGLKRLAQYYESKGDLDKALHYYKLYYKDNKALLFDKRQSDIFLLEQDFATATLAKENELLNTEKDLNELLLQKQQLRNRIVVALIIMVGISAFLLMIRLRSIQTKNKALLTQSTTCELTGLFNRRYLEQLLTQPMSFDHNQFGVSLAILDLDFFKQVNDTYGHDVGDQVLVEVAKRIQQQLSKNDVVARWGGEEFVLLLSGSQDPEQQLETIRLAIAQHPIDTHTGTLKLTCSIGATINVAQEQVNSGTYKKHLKAADDALYQAKESGRDRVVIAES; via the coding sequence ATGAATAAAAACAACGTTTTAGGATCCTTTCTACTCGTTGTGACAATGAGTGCCGTACTCGGGCTTTATTTGTTGTACCCATTGCAGGACGACGACCTGAGTCATACGCAAATAACGAACACTGCTGCTTACACTCCAGAAAATGAACTGGCTAAGTCCGCATATGGGCTCCAGTTAATCAAACTGCTTGAGCTATCTCGTGGTGATCCACTTCTCGCACAACAAAAGCTTGCTGAGCTTGCAGACACTTCACCTACAAAACCTTCCGCTATTTACCAAGCTTACCGTTTGATGATTCTGTCGAATGTCGCCCATCATCAGCAAGATACCGAAGCCGTCATGCAATACGTTCAACAGCTTGAAGAACTGGCTGACCACGAAGATTTGTTGTGGTTGAAAGCTCAGTCGCTTGTTGAATTATCTATCGAGTATTTGAAAGAAGGGGAGCTCGCAGCCTCTGAAATTCAAATTCGCGCCGCAATCGATATTGCAGAATCCATAAGATACGAAGAACTGTTGGTCAAAGCCTATAACACGGCGGGCGCCATCAATAATGTTCGCAACGACCTCCAAGATGCCCAATACTTTTTCCATCAAGGGATACAACTTGGTAAAAAGTACCCTAAACACATTTATAACAGCAAACTCATGTCTAACATGGCATTGCTTTACATCTATTTGGAAGATTGGCCAAAAGCACTCAAGATCATTGAGAAAGCTAAAAAGCTCTATTATCAAAGCGGTTTACTTGAAGATGAAGCCATTGGCACCCTCTACATTAACGAAGCCTTTACTTATTTAGGCAGTGGCGATCTCGATAAAGGCCGTATTGCTTATAACAAAGCGCAGCAGCTTAATAGTGAGCGAGTGAGTGCCCGATACAAGGTTCTATTGCTTAGAACATACAGCGATGTATTACTCGCGGAAGGCGATTTTCAATCAGCATTAAATGTAACGAATCAATGCATTCATTATCCTGGCGCTGAGAAATACACACTTCAACATGGTCAGTGTTATCTAAACCGAGCGTTGGCGAAAATTGGACTGAATCAAGACGACGATACCCTGACAGATTTTCAACACGCGTTCGACAGCTTTGAAGTCGTGGGCAGCCGAAGCTGGAAGGTGCTCGGTCTTAAAAGGTTGGCTCAATATTACGAATCAAAGGGCGACCTTGATAAGGCATTACACTATTACAAGCTTTACTATAAAGACAATAAAGCGCTGCTTTTTGATAAACGCCAGAGTGACATCTTCCTTTTAGAGCAAGACTTTGCAACTGCGACACTCGCGAAAGAAAACGAACTACTCAACACTGAAAAAGACTTAAATGAGTTGTTACTGCAAAAGCAGCAGCTTAGAAATCGAATCGTTGTCGCACTGATCATCATGGTAGGTATCAGCGCATTTTTATTGATGATTCGACTGCGTTCAATTCAAACTAAGAACAAAGCCTTGTTAACACAATCAACCACTTGTGAGCTCACTGGCTTGTTCAATAGACGCTATCTTGAGCAGTTACTCACTCAACCTATGTCATTCGATCACAATCAATTTGGCGTGAGTTTGGCGATTCTAGACCTCGACTTCTTTAAGCAAGTGAATGATACCTACGGGCATGATGTTGGTGACCAAGTGCTGGTGGAAGTGGCCAAGCGTATCCAACAACAGTTGTCTAAAAACGATGTCGTGGCTCGTTGGGGTGGGGAAGAGTTCGTTCTGCTACTTTCAGGCTCTCAGGATCCGGAACAACAACTGGAAACCATCAGGCTAGCCATCGCTCAGCATCCTATTGATACTCATACTGGAACGTTGAAGCTTACTTGCTCGATTGGTGCCACTATCAACGTCGCTCAAGAGCAAGTTAATAGCGGAACTTATAAGAAGCATCTCAAGGCCGCAGACGATGCTTTATATCAAGCTAAAGAATCGGGTAGAGACCGTGTGGTTATTGCTGAAAGTTAG
- a CDS encoding AAA family ATPase: MKLILIRGLPGSGKSTKAKTYDALHVEADMYYVNEQGEYHFDPRQLQQAHEWCQNTTENGLKQGLDVVVSNTFIKQWEMKAYRQLALKYKADLVIEVCREQYGSIHDIEPSVIKRMVKDWQE, from the coding sequence ATGAAGTTAATACTCATTCGAGGATTGCCTGGCTCGGGCAAATCAACAAAAGCAAAGACCTACGATGCATTACATGTCGAAGCGGATATGTATTACGTGAATGAGCAAGGTGAATATCATTTCGATCCTAGGCAGTTGCAGCAAGCGCATGAGTGGTGTCAGAACACGACGGAAAATGGCCTAAAGCAAGGGCTAGATGTTGTGGTGTCGAACACATTCATCAAGCAGTGGGAAATGAAGGCTTATCGCCAACTTGCACTCAAATACAAAGCTGATTTGGTTATCGAAGTCTGCCGAGAGCAATATGGCAGCATTCATGATATCGAACCATCGGTGATTAAGCGTATGGTGAAAGATTGGCAAGAATAG
- a CDS encoding DUF2726 domain-containing protein, protein MTNIFIVVVVLVVFFYFIQKYVFKHDDTKDHAYQKKGALLNVQQATFYTALISAVGNHGVVFAKVNMANVLAPAKSNTKKNWFIANNKIARSYFDFVVCDPRTLEPRVIIELDNGKELNKGKVDREKLLIHVCKSAGLPLIGASVKHSYQVSRLKRLLATHIDLIEPSKEVRFCKKCGSPMIIKLASQGDYKGRRFFTCSRQPNCTYTENYNVVFDVDEDSN, encoded by the coding sequence ATGACTAATATTTTTATCGTTGTAGTGGTTCTTGTTGTGTTCTTTTACTTTATTCAAAAGTATGTGTTTAAACACGACGACACCAAAGACCACGCTTACCAAAAGAAAGGGGCATTGCTCAACGTACAACAAGCCACCTTTTATACGGCCTTGATCTCCGCAGTGGGTAATCACGGCGTGGTGTTTGCAAAAGTGAACATGGCAAACGTGCTTGCGCCTGCAAAATCGAATACGAAGAAAAACTGGTTCATCGCGAACAATAAAATCGCACGAAGCTATTTCGACTTTGTGGTGTGTGACCCGCGTACGTTAGAGCCTAGAGTCATTATCGAGCTCGATAACGGCAAAGAACTGAATAAAGGCAAGGTAGATCGCGAGAAGCTGTTAATACACGTGTGCAAATCGGCAGGGTTACCTTTGATTGGCGCATCGGTAAAACACAGTTATCAAGTGAGTCGTTTGAAAAGGTTATTGGCAACTCATATTGACCTTATTGAACCATCGAAAGAAGTTCGATTCTGTAAGAAGTGTGGTAGCCCGATGATCATCAAGCTGGCAAGCCAAGGTGATTATAAAGGCAGACGCTTCTTCACATGTAGCCGTCAACCTAATTGTACTTACACTGAGAACTACAATGTGGTGTTCGATGTGGATGAAGATTCTAACTAA
- the metA gene encoding homoserine O-acetyltransferase MetA encodes MPIRIPDQLPASDVLREENIFVMPLSRASTQEIRPLRVLILNLMPKKIETETQFLRLLSNSPLQVDVELLRIDDRPSKNTPTEHLDNFYRQFEMVKGRNFDGLIITGAPLGLVQFEDVIYWDHLKTIMEWANKHVTSTLYVCWAAQAGLKLLYDLPKRTRKEKLSGVYSHEIHNPYHPLLRGFDDTFLAPHSRYADFSQEYLNDHTELDILATSDVAGVYLAATKDKRNVFVTGHPEYDAHTLHGEYVRDLGEGMEPVIPINYYPNNNPDNKPVASWRSHGHLLFSNWLNYCVYQQTPYDLDHFSEDNFTKDD; translated from the coding sequence GTGCCTATTCGCATTCCAGACCAATTGCCAGCATCTGATGTTCTTCGTGAAGAGAACATCTTTGTTATGCCGCTATCAAGAGCATCGACACAGGAAATTCGTCCACTTCGAGTCTTGATCCTCAACCTAATGCCGAAGAAGATTGAAACTGAAACTCAATTCTTACGCCTACTATCGAACAGTCCATTGCAAGTAGATGTTGAGCTGCTGCGCATTGATGACCGACCAAGCAAAAACACACCGACAGAGCACCTTGATAACTTCTACCGCCAATTTGAAATGGTCAAAGGGAGAAACTTTGATGGATTGATCATCACTGGTGCGCCGCTTGGCTTAGTTCAATTTGAAGATGTTATCTACTGGGACCACCTAAAAACCATCATGGAGTGGGCCAATAAACACGTTACCTCGACTCTGTATGTATGCTGGGCGGCTCAAGCGGGCTTGAAGCTGTTGTATGATTTGCCAAAACGCACGCGCAAGGAGAAGCTTTCTGGTGTTTACAGTCACGAGATACATAACCCATACCACCCTCTTTTACGTGGCTTTGATGATACGTTTTTAGCGCCCCATTCGCGTTATGCCGATTTCTCACAAGAATACCTAAACGACCATACTGAACTGGATATTCTTGCGACATCTGACGTTGCTGGTGTTTACTTAGCCGCAACCAAAGATAAGCGAAACGTGTTTGTAACTGGTCACCCAGAATACGATGCGCATACATTACACGGTGAGTACGTTCGTGATTTAGGGGAAGGCATGGAGCCGGTGATTCCTATCAATTACTACCCGAACAACAATCCAGATAATAAGCCGGTTGCAAGCTGGCGAAGCCATGGGCACTTATTGTTCTCCAACTGGCTAAACTACTGCGTTTACCAGCAAACACCTTACGATCTGGATCACTTCAGCGAAGACAACTTCACTAAAGACGATTAA